From Desulfuromonas soudanensis, the proteins below share one genomic window:
- a CDS encoding M48 family metalloprotease, whose translation MHPLTVLQRTLSVLAAVALLGGCALNPATGRQELALITVSPAEEIALGEKTFPQALQQMGGEYPDPDLNAYVNAVGVRLGRLSGRPDLPYRVRVVNDSSPNAFALPGGFIAVSRGLLVNLDNEAQLAAVLGHEVGHVDARHAVQGMQRDTLFGAGLAVLSGVTGQASYGPLARQAGEMATALLDRSYSREQERESDRLGIDTMVRAGYDPAGAVQLQEFFYRKVEKGAEPDWLGGMFRTHPFSRDRLDANRSYIAATYPQALGNSGYRLGAEELQAATAGIREAQKGYALYDQAQALEKQGDAGRAIATYLQAASVAPDQGLILTALGMAYLRADDLASARRHLAQAVHLDGNYYASRLGLGYVYLQQEKGAAAVKEFEASMALLPTLQGGYLLAEGYEKTGKPAKAAELYRAVAEADGGGKLGRAAGERLRILEGR comes from the coding sequence ATGCATCCGTTGACTGTCCTGCAAAGAACCCTGTCGGTGCTGGCCGCTGTTGCACTCCTCGGGGGGTGCGCGCTCAATCCGGCGACCGGCCGCCAGGAACTGGCTCTGATTACCGTCTCTCCCGCTGAAGAAATCGCTCTGGGGGAAAAGACTTTTCCCCAGGCGTTGCAGCAGATGGGAGGGGAGTATCCCGACCCGGACCTCAATGCCTATGTCAACGCCGTCGGCGTGCGCCTCGGCCGTCTCAGCGGCCGCCCCGATCTCCCCTACCGCGTCCGGGTCGTCAACGATTCCTCCCCCAATGCCTTCGCCCTCCCGGGAGGCTTTATCGCCGTCAGTCGCGGACTCCTGGTCAATCTCGACAACGAGGCCCAGCTCGCCGCGGTCCTCGGCCACGAGGTGGGGCACGTCGACGCCCGCCACGCCGTGCAGGGGATGCAGCGCGACACCCTCTTCGGAGCGGGGCTGGCGGTTCTTTCCGGGGTCACCGGCCAGGCGTCCTACGGCCCGCTGGCCCGCCAGGCCGGGGAGATGGCGACGGCCCTTCTCGATCGCTCCTACAGCCGCGAGCAGGAACGGGAATCGGACCGCCTCGGCATCGACACCATGGTCAGGGCCGGATACGATCCCGCCGGGGCGGTGCAGCTGCAGGAGTTCTTTTACCGCAAGGTCGAAAAGGGGGCCGAACCGGACTGGCTCGGCGGCATGTTCCGCACGCACCCCTTCTCCCGGGATCGGCTCGACGCCAACCGCAGTTATATCGCCGCCACCTATCCCCAGGCCCTCGGCAACTCCGGATACCGCCTCGGCGCCGAGGAGTTGCAGGCGGCGACCGCCGGAATCCGCGAGGCGCAGAAGGGATATGCTCTTTATGATCAGGCGCAAGCCCTGGAAAAACAGGGGGACGCGGGACGGGCCATCGCCACCTATCTGCAGGCCGCCTCCGTGGCTCCCGATCAGGGGCTGATTCTCACCGCGCTGGGGATGGCCTATCTGCGCGCCGACGACCTCGCCTCGGCCCGCCGCCACCTCGCTCAAGCGGTGCATCTCGACGGCAATTACTATGCGTCACGTCTCGGTCTCGGCTATGTCTACCTGCAGCAGGAAAAGGGGGCGGCGGCGGTGAAGGAGTTCGAGGCGAGCATGGCGCTCCTGCCGACCCTGCAGGGGGGGTACCTGCTGGCCGAAGGGTATGAGAAGACCGGCAAGCCCGCCAAGGCCGCGGAGCTTTACCGCGCCGTCGCCGAGGCCGACGGCGGCGGCAAGCTCGGCCGGGCCGCCGGCGAGCGGCTGCGCATTCTCGAGGGGCGCTGA